GTCGGTTTCCATCCAGTCGGCCGGATGATTTTTTCGTTGTTTGGCGGGTAACAGGGGTAGGGTGGATTGTAGGGCATACAAACAAAAATCGGCGGTATCCGGCAAGGATAATTTTCCACCTTTTAGGTGAAATTTATCGCTGACTTTCATATTACATGTGCAGTTACCGCTAATGCTCTCAACGACCACGGTTAAATCATAGAGTTCAAACTGATCATCCCTAAGTTTTGTATCTTTTTTCATCGTTATCTTTTCTTTCGTTAAACTTTCCCCAGCCAAAAATTAAGGTTATTACAGTCATGATCAAAAGACCCCATGACATGAAATTAAACAAACCTACTTCCAAGGGACTCACTTGCGGAATATCATATTCTTGGCCCGTTTTCGTCATGTTCGCCATTAATATTACAGGAATGAAATAAGGTATTATAAAGGGGAATATACAGGCAATCAAACTCAAGAGATTGGCGCGTCGTATTTTAGATACTCCCAATCGTTCGCCCGTTTTTTTTGTAAAGTCGGCCACCATTAAAATAGCGACAATGCTGTGGGTAGTCAATAACACGGCCATACTCATGACCGTAACGATCCAACCTTCGGCATGCTTTTCGGTTTTTGCTTGGGCAGTGGCAAAATCTACCAAACGGTTCATAAGTCCACTGGCCTTTAACGTTGCTACCAGACCCATTAAGAGTATGGTAAAAAAACTGAGTCCAACGGCCCTGTTGATTCCATCGATAATAAAACTTTTGGTGGTGAAATTTTCGATATCCAGGGCAATGACCTTATCGAATGGTAAAAGTCCAAATACTAGACTCAAAACTGTTCCGAAAAGTAACCCAAATAAGAGTCCGTGCAAAAGGTGTTTTCCTTTCAGGAAAAGATAGATGATGAATGCGGGCACCAATAACATAGGGAGTCCTTTTGGATTGCCCAACCCACCTATATCAGCAATACTTGATGTACCTACGTTGTTGTAGGCCATAACGCTATAGGAGACCAAAGCAAACAATGCTGCAGGAAAAACATATTTCAATCGGCTTTTTATGGTAGGGCCAATTTTAGCATCTTGGCTTAGGGCGCTGGCAATGGTCGTGTCCGAAATAGGAGCAATAAAATCCCCAAACGTGGCTCCGCCAATAATGGCCCCTGCCAAGGAAGGTAAATGTGCCCCTAAAACACCGCCAGTAGGGTAGAGTAGTGGACTACAAATCAATATGGTAGCGAAACTTGAACCCGTAGACAAAGAAACGATACAACAAATGATGAACGTAGCGATAATAAAACCTGGGCCCGAAAGTTTTACCTGATCGGTAAGCCAGATCAAGGCTTCCACAAAACCCGTAAGTGTCAAAAGGACTCCTATAATAGATGCCAAGATCCAAGCGGTGATCATGATCATCACTATTTTTTGGGACATTCCAGCAATCACGACTTCGGAAAATGCGGTTCGGTCCTTACAAAGCAAAAGACCTAAACCTAAGGCCAATATTAAAATGGGCCAAAATCCACGTTCATCCGGAGCACCGGAGAGGGCAATGCCAATCACTCCGGAAACGAAAACGAAAAAGGGCAACAAGGTCCCTAAGGTGCCACCATAGAATTCAATTTTTGGAAGGGCTTCCTGTGTTTCGTCAAGTTTCAAACTTAGTCTTCGTTAAGGTTATATTTCATGATGGAACCATGTTTGCCGGTCTTATCGCGTTCCAATTCATAAAAGGGCCCGTTGGGGCCTTTGCGTCGGGAAACAACAGATTCTATTTTGACAAGGTCATTCTGGTTTAAGGTAAAACTGTCCAATCTCTGTAGACTTTCTAGATGATTACGGTTTCTTGCACCAACGATGATACCACCCACCATTGGCTTTTGTAAAATATAGTTACAAGCAACTTCGGCGATACCTACCTGATATTGGTCGGCAATCGTTCTAAGCACCTGAAGTACCTCTTGAAAAAGGTCATAACCTCCAAATTCATCAATAATCAATCTGTATTTGGTCAGGGAACGATTTTCATAAGGGGGTACAGGGTCCGGAGCGTTCAGATAACGGTCACTTAGGAACCCACCTGCCACGGTGCCGTAGCAGAGATAGGGAATGTTGTGTTCTTTGGCCAGTGCGGTCATATCCTTTTCAACACGCTGATCCAGTACGGAATATTGCACTTGATTGGATGCAATGGTTACACCGGCATCCAGCATTTCCTGAATGTGCTTCGTATCAAAATTGGTAACCCCTAGAAATCGTATTTTTCCGCTTTTTTGCAATTCCGAAAGGTGCACAGCAGTTTCTAAGTATTTTGGGAATTGATAATCCCACCAAGCGAATTGTACCAAATCCAGTTGTTCTACACCAAGGCGTTTAAGCGAACGGTCAATTATCCGAATCGTATCCTCCTTCTTGAGCGTTGCCAGGGCATTATAGTCCGGAACATATTTAGTGTGCACTTGAATCGGTAACAATTCTCCCGAACGAAATTCATCTTTATATTTTTTTCTGAACTTGCCGATGAGTTCTTCTACCCCTGTGTAAATATCCGCACAATCGAACGTGGTTATACCTGCTTTTACGAAGTGTCGCATATCGGCCAAGGCCTGTTCTTCCGAGATATTCCCGTGACCTCCCGCCAAGTGCCATCCCCCTTTAATCACCCTTGAAATGGTATATCCGGGTTGTAATTCTATTCGTTTCATGGATTAATTGGGGCTTGTATTATTTAAAATGTCATAAAATTCTTCAATGGGTATAGGTCCTGCCTTCATAATGGTATCCATAAAATATTTCAAATCGAAATTGTCGCCCAAGCGTTCCTTTTCGGTTTTTAGTAATTGAGTGAATTGGGCACCTCCCAAAAAGTAGGAGGTAAGCTGCAAGGGGCTGTTTATGATTCGTCCCCAAAGACTTTTGGCGAACTGTGGTGCCAATAAGGAGGTTTCTGTCGAGAATTCTAAAACTTGATCTTGGTTCCAGCCGTTACAATGCACTTGTACGGACGTGTAAGCCCTATTTGCATTTTCCAGGCGTTTACGCAAGTGTGCCAAAAGGGTCAGTTTATTTTCAGCTTCCCACCCGGCATCCAATAGCACTTTTTCTGTAAACGTGGCCCAACCCTCAATGAAAATACCATAGGGGAAAAGCAACCTTAGGCTATGCGGAGTTTCCCGACTGATTTTTAATTGCATGTAATGCCCTGGGAAAAGTTCATGGATAACGATCATGCGGTTAAAGGGCTTGTTGAACGAGGCCCAAAAATCCACCTGTTCCTGTTGGGGGAGGGTATCTGGAATGGAAGGCAAATTGAGCGTGGTCATGGGATTGGGGTCGAATGGCGGCGCACTCGCCACCCAGCCGATACGTGCTGCGGGACCGGCGCTCTCAGGGGCCGTTTTAATACGTAAGGTCTGATTTTGGGGTAGGGTGGCAATATTGTTTTTTTGAATGAAAGCGACGGCACTATCGGCCAGTTGTTGCCAAAATTGAAGGTAATCGGCACTGTTCAAGGGAGCGTCCTTTTCCATATCGGCCAAGGCCAAATCAATTATTTCCAGGTCATTTTTTGGAAGGTTTTTAGTTCGATACGTTTCTAGAAGGTATTGTTTTGATACTTGAGCCATTAAATCACGAACCGTCCCAATTTCGTTCAAGGCCATTTCGGCCAATTCGGTTGAAGTTAAATCGCTGTCCGTGTACAATTTTAACCTTCGATCATATTCCTGTTTTCCTAGAATGGATGTCTTAGGTAACGTGTTGTCCTCAAATTTTTCCAGCGCAAATGCCTTTAAGGATTCCATACTTTGTATAGCGGAATCCATCGCAGGGCATTCCCTTGAAATTGAATTCGGACCTCTATTTTTGAAGTCATGCTGAGTCAGATAGGTAAGGGATTTTGATAAATTTTCGAGGCCTTGTTCCAAATCTTCTTTTGAAATGTATTTTAGACTTTTTTGCGCAGCCGATGCCAATTTTTCCATAAATACAAACCGATTGCAAATTAGGTCATCTTTCTCATGGTCCAGAAGATAATCGGCTTTTATGACCGTTGGGATTGCATCCGAAATAAGTTCCGCGTACAAATTGAGAGAATTGGTATGCTTGCTTAGGTTCTTCCACGTATCAACTTCAGACTGTGCCTGAACCCTTAGTAATCTCCCGTCAATAGGGTCAATTTGGGCATTGGGTTGGGTAAGTAAGGTTAGAATTTGTTCGTTGAATTCCAGCCATTTGTCAATCGTATTTTCTGATAGGTCTTCATAATGAAATACAGAAGGCCGCATACCCGCTTCCAGTGCCTGGGAAGGGTAAAATGCCTTCCAAGCTGAAATATATTGTTCGCCCAAGTCTTGGGCTGAGGTGGAGAAGGTTAACAAGAAAAAAAGCAGCCAATGGCCAACATAGGTCTTCATACCTTTTCATATAGGTTTGGTCTTGCTGGGAAAGATAGCAATTTATGGGGATAATCTTCGTTAAATTTAGAGCATGGAAAACGGTAGAATTAAAAATATAAAACGACAGATTCTTTCTGATAATTGGTACACCCTTAACAAATATACTTTTGAATATCAAAAGTTTGATGGTAGCTGGGAAGTTCAAAAACGGGAATCTTATGACTGTGGCGATGGGGCGGCCGTACTTTTGTACAATACCCGGAAAGGAACCGTGGTGCTTACCCGTCAATTTAGAATGCCCACGTATGTAAATGAGAATACGGATGGAATGATGGTGGAGGTATGTGCGGGTCTATTGGACGGACTTACGCCCAAAGAGTGTATTTTAAAGGAAATATTGGAAGAAACCGGGTATCAGCTAACGGAAGTGAAACAGGTATTGGTCACGTATATGTGTCCGGGTTCCGTAACCCAGAAGCTCTATTTGTTCATTGGGGAATATCAAGACGCTATGAAGGTTGAATCAGGAGGCGGTGCGGACGATGAAACGGAAAATATCGAAGTTTTGGAAATGCCCTTTGAAAATGCATTGCAGATGATGGTTAGTGGTGCAATCCGTGATGCCAAGACCGTGATGCTGTTGCAATATGCGCAGATCAATAAGCTGATAGAAGTTAATAGTTAGTTTTATTACCTACAACCAACAACCAACAACCAACAACCAACAATCAACAACCAACAACCAACAACCAACATCCAACAACGAACAACGAACAACCAACAACGAACATCTAATACCCCTCCCGTAGTGCCTCAAAAATAGTTTGCATTCGCTCTTTTACTTCGGATGGGGAGTGTCTAAAGTGATTGTTCATAAAACTAAAAATCAATAAACGGCCTTTTTTCGTCCTGAGATAGCCGCTCAGACAATAATTATTGCTAAGACTTCCCGACTTTGCAAAGATGTAGGGCGCTTCCTTTCCACCATACCACGAGTCCAAGGTACCCGAAACTCCGCCAGCTGGAAAAATACTAAAAAGCCGTTCTTCTGGAACTTCTTGATACATTTCATTTAACACATACACCATGGATTTGGGTGTAAACAGGTTGTATCTTGATAATCCCGAACCGTCAACCCACCTAGGATGTTGTGGAAGGTCCTTCAATTGGTTTTTTAAGATATGGTTTCGGGCATTTTCCGAGTTCAGGGTATCCGTCAATATTCCAGATGCCACTATCAGCAGTTGTTCGGCAATGAAATTATCGCTTTCATGCATCAATCTAACATATAGGGAATCCATCTCGATTCCGTAGAGGGTTTCTTTCTTGCCCTGGGGCATTTTATCGACTAGGGCGACCGAATTTGAAAACAGTCGCTCCAAAATGTTTTTGATGGTGTGTGCGTCCGTTTTATAGGGAATTTCCAAGGTATCCCTTTCTGTAGAATCAAAATAGAAAGTGTTCTTGTCTTTTTCACGGTTCCATGTATTTTGAACCTGTACCACACTGTCTTTAAAATAATCCGGGGAAACTTTGAAATTTGGTGTTTGTTGGATTAAGACTGTATTTCCAAAAAGAGGGAAAGCACTTCGCTCCGGGGAATAATACCACGCAAAATCGTCCCATGACCAACCCTGACCCATGGGGGTATCCTGAAAATTGGCATGTGAGAATGCCAGATTGCTACTCTTTTTTAGAAAGGAATAGGTCGTGCTGTCCTGTAGATAATGGTGCAAAAAGGAAGGATCGCCAGTTCCCTCAAAAAATAGGGTATCGTTTTTTTGAAGATAATTAAGTGCGGGTGCCTTTTTTGGCAATGTTTTTAGGGCCGTGTACAAGGTGAAAATCTTGGTATTACTTGCCGGCGTAAAATATTTATCGCCGTTGTAATCATAAAGCGTATCCTTGGAGCTTGGATCTAGTACCACAAACCCGGTAAATTGGTTATCGAAAAAAGGGGAATCCAAGATTGTACCAATCGCTTTTTCCGTTCTTTTTTTAACGCTGGCGCAACCAAACACAAGGGCTGACAGTAGGAACAGAAGGATAGTTTTTTGCATGTAACTCTATTGTATTTTGTTGTTAACCAATGTTCTAGGATTTTATTTTCGGTTTTCGTAAATTTTGTCAAATCAAATCCTGAAGCGATTTAACACTTTTTAGTCGTTTTTAACTTTTTGACTACAATATTATATTCGCTTTGGGGTTTAAATTTACACAACAACTAATTTAAAAACGTGTTTAGATGAAAAGAACAATGTTGGAGTATAGTAAGACGGTACTCCAAAAGGTTAGTTTTGATGCCAAATTGTTTTATAAGGAGCTTAAAAAGGCCCTTGAGAGATTGCTACCGGAGGAAGTAGCTGAATTAAAGGTCTGGTTGGAAACCTTCGTGGTCGATAAACCGGAACTTAGACCAAGTTTAACGTACCTTAATAAATAAGTAAAAGCCACTGGGAAGTGGCTTTTTTCGTTTTGTGATGCAACCATTTTTAAATTTTGGTATCTTTTCTAAAAAAGTTCCATGAAATACTTTCTTCCATTCATTTTGTTCTTTGCTTTT
Above is a window of Maribacter algicola DNA encoding:
- a CDS encoding TIGR04076 family protein, producing the protein MKKDTKLRDDQFELYDLTVVVESISGNCTCNMKVSDKFHLKGGKLSLPDTADFCLYALQSTLPLLPAKQRKNHPADWMETDARVVCPDPECKLIMRIDRDNLRVLNHDDVSPIKWEK
- a CDS encoding Na+/H+ antiporter NhaC family protein encodes the protein MKLDETQEALPKIEFYGGTLGTLLPFFVFVSGVIGIALSGAPDERGFWPILILALGLGLLLCKDRTAFSEVVIAGMSQKIVMIMITAWILASIIGVLLTLTGFVEALIWLTDQVKLSGPGFIIATFIICCIVSLSTGSSFATILICSPLLYPTGGVLGAHLPSLAGAIIGGATFGDFIAPISDTTIASALSQDAKIGPTIKSRLKYVFPAALFALVSYSVMAYNNVGTSSIADIGGLGNPKGLPMLLVPAFIIYLFLKGKHLLHGLLFGLLFGTVLSLVFGLLPFDKVIALDIENFTTKSFIIDGINRAVGLSFFTILLMGLVATLKASGLMNRLVDFATAQAKTEKHAEGWIVTVMSMAVLLTTHSIVAILMVADFTKKTGERLGVSKIRRANLLSLIACIFPFIIPYFIPVILMANMTKTGQEYDIPQVSPLEVGLFNFMSWGLLIMTVITLIFGWGKFNERKDNDEKRYKT
- a CDS encoding aldo/keto reductase; translated protein: MKRIELQPGYTISRVIKGGWHLAGGHGNISEEQALADMRHFVKAGITTFDCADIYTGVEELIGKFRKKYKDEFRSGELLPIQVHTKYVPDYNALATLKKEDTIRIIDRSLKRLGVEQLDLVQFAWWDYQFPKYLETAVHLSELQKSGKIRFLGVTNFDTKHIQEMLDAGVTIASNQVQYSVLDQRVEKDMTALAKEHNIPYLCYGTVAGGFLSDRYLNAPDPVPPYENRSLTKYRLIIDEFGGYDLFQEVLQVLRTIADQYQVGIAEVACNYILQKPMVGGIIVGARNRNHLESLQRLDSFTLNQNDLVKIESVVSRRKGPNGPFYELERDKTGKHGSIMKYNLNED
- a CDS encoding DUF885 family protein, with product MKTYVGHWLLFFLLTFSTSAQDLGEQYISAWKAFYPSQALEAGMRPSVFHYEDLSENTIDKWLEFNEQILTLLTQPNAQIDPIDGRLLRVQAQSEVDTWKNLSKHTNSLNLYAELISDAIPTVIKADYLLDHEKDDLICNRFVFMEKLASAAQKSLKYISKEDLEQGLENLSKSLTYLTQHDFKNRGPNSISRECPAMDSAIQSMESLKAFALEKFEDNTLPKTSILGKQEYDRRLKLYTDSDLTSTELAEMALNEIGTVRDLMAQVSKQYLLETYRTKNLPKNDLEIIDLALADMEKDAPLNSADYLQFWQQLADSAVAFIQKNNIATLPQNQTLRIKTAPESAGPAARIGWVASAPPFDPNPMTTLNLPSIPDTLPQQEQVDFWASFNKPFNRMIVIHELFPGHYMQLKISRETPHSLRLLFPYGIFIEGWATFTEKVLLDAGWEAENKLTLLAHLRKRLENANRAYTSVQVHCNGWNQDQVLEFSTETSLLAPQFAKSLWGRIINSPLQLTSYFLGGAQFTQLLKTEKERLGDNFDLKYFMDTIMKAGPIPIEEFYDILNNTSPN
- a CDS encoding NUDIX domain-containing protein — encoded protein: MENGRIKNIKRQILSDNWYTLNKYTFEYQKFDGSWEVQKRESYDCGDGAAVLLYNTRKGTVVLTRQFRMPTYVNENTDGMMVEVCAGLLDGLTPKECILKEILEETGYQLTEVKQVLVTYMCPGSVTQKLYLFIGEYQDAMKVESGGGADDETENIEVLEMPFENALQMMVSGAIRDAKTVMLLQYAQINKLIEVNS
- a CDS encoding D-alanyl-D-alanine carboxypeptidase/D-alanyl-D-alanine-endopeptidase, with protein sequence MQKTILLFLLSALVFGCASVKKRTEKAIGTILDSPFFDNQFTGFVVLDPSSKDTLYDYNGDKYFTPASNTKIFTLYTALKTLPKKAPALNYLQKNDTLFFEGTGDPSFLHHYLQDSTTYSFLKKSSNLAFSHANFQDTPMGQGWSWDDFAWYYSPERSAFPLFGNTVLIQQTPNFKVSPDYFKDSVVQVQNTWNREKDKNTFYFDSTERDTLEIPYKTDAHTIKNILERLFSNSVALVDKMPQGKKETLYGIEMDSLYVRLMHESDNFIAEQLLIVASGILTDTLNSENARNHILKNQLKDLPQHPRWVDGSGLSRYNLFTPKSMVYVLNEMYQEVPEERLFSIFPAGGVSGTLDSWYGGKEAPYIFAKSGSLSNNYCLSGYLRTKKGRLLIFSFMNNHFRHSPSEVKERMQTIFEALREGY